A region of the Synechococcus sp. PCC 7502 genome:
AAACTGGTAGTGCGTGTGTCCAACAGATTAATTCGAGCCATAAGTACTTCTTTCGCCCAGCCATGTAATCACCTGATCCGCCAGTCTTGTACCATTAAGCCGATCGATTTCTCTGATGCCCGTTGGACTAGTAACATTTACTTCCGTGAGGTAGCCCCCGATGACATCAATTCCCACGAAAATCAAGCCATCTTTTTGTAAAACAGGAGATAGCTCGCGGCAAATCTCTAGCTCCCTTGGGGTAATCTCAATTTTTGCCACACTACCCCCTGCTGCCATATTGCCCCTAAATTCTCCCGAACTAGGAATCCGATTCACTGCGCCAATGGGTTCGCCATTTAATAAAATAATGCGCTTATCTCCTGCTTGGGCGGCGGGTAAATACGCCTGTACCATGACGGGAACTTTGCCAAATTTGGTACTGATTTCGATGAGGGAGTTAAGATTGCGATCACCTACAGTGGCAAATAAAATTCCTTCTCCACCCTTGCCATCGAGGGGTTTGATTACAGCCTCGCCCTTTGCTTGGATAAATTCTTTAATTGTAGATTTGCTACTAGAAACAATGGTCTCTGGGGTGCAACTAAATTGCAAAGCGTAAACTTTTTCATTGGCGGAGCGAATGCCTTTAGGAGAATTAACAACTAGGGTACGACTCGGATCGACGTAATCCAAAATATATGTGGCATAGATATATTCCACCGTAACAGGCGGATCGGGGCGCATCCATACCACCTGCATATTTCCCAATGGTTGATAGGAGCCTAAATCTTCCTGATACCAAGGGGTTTGGGTATTCCATTTGCCATTGATTAATTCAACGGGATAGATATGTACTGGCTCTAAAAATGCTTGAGCTTTGCCATTGACAATACTCAAAGATTCTTTACTAGTTACAAATACCTGATGCCCCTGCCCACAGGCTGCTTCCATCAATGCCACACTGGTATCGTGGGTGGGATCGAGCTTATGGATGGGGTCGATGATAAAAGCCAATTTCATATTAATCTTCACATTCCAAGGTTTCTCTGGTGTC
Encoded here:
- the gshB gene encoding glutathione synthase; its protein translation is MKLAFIIDPIHKLDPTHDTSVALMEAACGQGHQVFVTSKESLSIVNGKAQAFLEPVHIYPVELINGKWNTQTPWYQEDLGSYQPLGNMQVVWMRPDPPVTVEYIYATYILDYVDPSRTLVVNSPKGIRSANEKVYALQFSCTPETIVSSSKSTIKEFIQAKGEAVIKPLDGKGGEGILFATVGDRNLNSLIEISTKFGKVPVMVQAYLPAAQAGDKRIILLNGEPIGAVNRIPSSGEFRGNMAAGGSVAKIEITPRELEICRELSPVLQKDGLIFVGIDVIGGYLTEVNVTSPTGIREIDRLNGTRLADQVITWLGERSTYGSN